Genomic segment of Mucilaginibacter sabulilitoris:
TCCGTGACAACGAGGTGTTTACTCCAACCGACTTGATCAACGCGCGTACATTATCATCAGTGATTAATTCGTTCTTTGGAACAAACCAGCTATCACAGTTTATGGACCAAACCAATCCACTGGCAGAGATTACGCATAAGCGTCGTCTGTCAGCCCTTGGGCCTGGTGGTCTGTCACGTGAGCGTGCCGGTTTCGAGGTTCGTGACGTACACTATACCCACTACGGCAGGTTGTGTACCATTGAAACTCCTGAAGGACCGAACATTGGTTTGATTTCGTCACTTTGCGTACACGCTAAGATCAACAATTTAGGCTTTATCGAAACGCCATACAAACGTGTGGTTGAAGGTAAGGTACAAGTTCAGGAGCCGGTTATTTACCTGTCTGCAGAAGATGAAGACGGTAAAACAATTGGCCAGGCAAACGCGCATTATGATGATAACGGTGTATTTGCAACCCCGCGTGTTAAAGCACGTTTTGAGGGTGACTTCCCGATCATTGAGCCTGAAAGACTTGATTTGATGGACATAGCTCCAAACCAGATCACTTCTATTGCGGCTTCATTAATTCCGTTCCTTGAACATGACGATGCTAACCGTGCATTGATGGGATCGAACATGCAACGCCAGGCCGTACCATTGTTACGTCCGGAAGCGCCAATTGTTGGAACCGGACTGGAAGGTCGTGTTGCCAAAGATTCACGTACACTTATCAATGCCGAAGGCGATGGTGTGGTTGAATATGTTGACGCGAACGAGATCCGTATTAAATATGACCGTGACGAGCTTGACCGCCTGATTTCATTTGACGGCGATTCAAAAAGCTACCGTTTAACCAAGTTTAAGAAAACCAACCAAAGTACTACCATGAACCTTAAGCCTATTGTTAAAAAAGGCCAGAGGGTATCAAAAGGTGAAGTGCTTTGCGAAGGATACGCAACACAGGATGGCGAACTTGCGTTAGGACGTAACCTTAAAGTAGCGTTCATGCCTTGGCAGGGATATAACTTTGAGGATGCGATTGTAATATCTGAGCGTGTTGTATCACAGGATATTTTCACTTCACTTCACGTTGAAGAGTTTGAGCTGGAAGTTCGTGATACCAAACGCGGTGAAGAGGAATTGACACCAGATATCCCTAACGTATCGGAAGAAGCTACCAAAGACCTTGACGAAGACGGAATTATCCGTGTAGGCGCCGAGGTTAAAGAAGGCGATATCCTGATAGGCAAGATCACTCCAAAAGGAGAATCGGACCCATCACCGGAAGAAAAACTGTTACGTGCCATATTTGGTGATAAAGCAGGCGACGTTAAAGATGCGTCACTGAAAACTCCGCCATCTATTGCGGGTGTGGTTATCGATACCAAATTATTCAGCCGTGCTAAAAAGACTTCAAAAGCCGAAGAAAAAGCACAGTTGGAAAAGCTGGATACCAAACATGAAAAAGCCGTAAAAGATCTGAAAAATACTTTAATTGAAAAGTTATTTGAGATCGTTAACGGTAAAACATCACAAGGGGTTTATAACGTTTACAAAGAGCTGCATGTACCAAAAGGTGTAAAATTCACTCAGAAAATATTAGTTGAGCTTAATTACGAAAATATTAACCCAACTAAATGGACAACTGATGATGATAAAAACGATCAGATCAAGATCCTTCTTCACAACTATAACATCAAAGTTAATGAGGAGCTGGGCGCTTATCGTCGTGATAAATTCGCTATCAGTGTGGGTGATGAGCTGCCATCAGGTATAGTTCAAATGGCTAAGGTTTACATCGCTAAAAAGCGTAAGCTTAAAGTGGGTGATAAAATGGCCGGTCGTCACGGTAATAAAGGTATTGTTGCGCGTATTGTACGTGACGAGGATATGCCTTTCCTTGAAGACGGAACACCGGTTGATATTGTGTTGAACCCGCTGGGTGTACCTTCACGTATGAACTTAGGGCAGATTTATGAAACCGTATTAGGCTGGGCCGGTAAAGAGCTTGGTATTAAATTCGCTACGCCGATTTTTGACGGTGCAAGCCATGAAGAAGTGGAAGAGTGGGTTAAAAAGGCAAACTTACCAGAATCAGGCCGTACCTATTTATACAACGGCTTAACAGGCGATCGTTTTGACCAGCAAACTACAGTGGGTATTATATACATGCTGAAACTGGGTCACATGGTTGACGATAAGATGCACGCACGTTCAATTGGGCCATACTCATTAATTACACAACAGCCATTGGGTGGTAAAGCCCAGTTTGGTGGTCAGCGTTTCGGTGAGATGGAGGTTTGGGCACTCGAAGCATTCGGTGCATCAAACATACTGCAGGAAATATTAACCGTTAAATCGGATGATGTTATCGGCCGTGCCAAAACTTACGAAGCCATTGTTAAAGGTGAAAACCTGCCAACACCGTCGGTTCCTGAATCATTCAACGTATTGGTTCACGAATTAAGAGGTTTAGGTTTAGATATCACGCTTGAATAATTATTGAATTATTGAGGGATTGAATTATTGAATAGTTCAGTTCCTCAATTTATAATTCAATAATTCATCCTTCAATAATTAAAAACAAAGGAGACTATGTCTTACAAAAAGGATAATAAAATCAAAAGTAATTTCACCACCATTACCATCAGCCTGGCCTCTCCGGAGTCCATTCTTGAGCGTTCAAGCGGTGAAGTTTTAAAACCAGAAACTATCAACTACAGGACTTATAAACCTGAGCGCGATGGTTTATTCTGCGAACGTATTTTTGGTCCGGTTAAAGATTATGAGTGCCATTGCGGTAAATACAAACGTATCCGTTATAAAGGTATTGTTTGCGACCGTTGCGGTGTTGAAGTAACCGAGAAGAAAGTACGTCGTGAGCGTATGGGCCATATTAACCTTGTAGTTCCTGTTGCGCATATCTGGTACTTCCGTTCGTTGCCTAATAAAATTGGTTACCTGTTAGGTTTACCAACCAAAAGGCTCGACCTGATCATTTACTACGAAAGATATGTAGTTATACAGCCTGGTATTAAAGAAGCAGACGGAATCAACAAAATGGATTTCCTTACTGAAGAAGAATACCTTGACGTATTAGATACCCTTCCGAAAGAAAACCAGTACCTTGACGACAAAGATCCTCAGAAATTTGTGGCCAAAATGGGTGCCGAGGCTCTGGAAGAACTGTTAAAACGCCTTGACCTGGATGAATTATCATTCAGCCTGCGTCACCAGGCCGCAAACGAAACCTCACAGCAACGTAAAAACGAAGCTTTAAAACGTTTACAGGTTGTTGAAGCTTTCCGCGATGCAAAAACCAGGATTGAAAATAACCCCGAGTGGATGATTGTTAAAATCGTTCCGGTTATCCCGCCTGAGCTGCGTCCATTGGTTCCACTGGAAGGTGGCCGTTTTGCTACTTCAGATTTGAATGACCTTTACCGTCGTGTAATTATCCGTAACAACCGTTTAAAACGATTGATCGAGATTAAAGCACCAGAGGTTATTTTACGTAACGAAAAACGTATGTTACAGGAAGCTGTTGACTCGTTATTTGATAACTCACGTAAAGTAAACGCGGTAAAAACCGAAGGTAACCGTGCATTGAAATCACTTTCAGACATCCTGAAAGGAAAGCAAGGCCGTTTCCGTCAAAACTTATTGGGTAAACGTGTGGATTACTCTGCCCGTTCGGTAATTGTTGTAGGTCCTAACCTTAAGTTACACGAGTGCGGTTTACCAAAAGATATGGCTGCCGAGCTGTTTAAACCATTTATCATTCGCAAAATGATTGAGCGGGGTGTGGTTAAAACAGTAAAATCTGCCAAAAAGATCGTTGACCGTAAAGACCCATTAGTTTGGGACATTCTGGAAAACGTATTGAAAGGACACCCGGTATTACTAAACCGTGCGCCTACGCTGCACAGGTTAGGTATCCAGTCGTTCCAGCCAAAATTGGTTGAAGGTAAAGCGATCCAATTGCACCCCTTAACCTGTACTGCCTTCAACGCGGATTTTGACGGTGACCAGATGGCTGTTCACGTACCACTTGGTAACGCGGCAATCCTGGAAGCCCAAATTCTGATGCTTGCATCGCACAACATCCTTAACCCTGCCAACGGAACTCCTATTACCGTTCCGTCTCAGGACATGGTGCTTGGTTTGTACTACATAACCAAAGGCCGTAAAACTGATGAAACCAGGGTGGTTAAAGGACAAGGCTTAACCTTCTACTCTGCAGAAGAAGTAATTATTGCTTACAACGAGAAGAAACTTGACCTGCATGCCTTTATCAAGGTTAAAGCGCTTGCTAAAGAAAAAGATGGCAGCATTGTAAGTAAGATCATTGATACTACAGTAGGCCGCGTATTGTTTAACCAACACGTACCGGTTGAAGTAGGTTATATTAACGAATTGCTTACCAAGAAATCATTGCGTGATATTATTGGTGAGGTTGTTAAAATCACCGGCATGGCCCGTGCAGCCCAGTTCCTTGATGATATTAAGGAATTAGGTTTCAAAATGGCGTTCCAGGGTGGTTTATCATTTAACCTGAAAGATATCAACATTCCTGCTGAAAAAGTTACACTTATCGAAACGGCCTCTAAACAGGTTGAAGAGGTAATGGGTAACTACAACATGGGTTTCATTACCAACAACGAGCGTTACAACCAGATTATCGATATCTGGACACGTATCAACAACCGTTTAACTTCAAACGTGATGGAGATCCTGTCAACCGATAACCAGGGCTTTAACTCGGTGTACATGATGCTTGATTCAGGTGCGCGTGGTTCAAAAGAGCAGATCCGTCAGCTTGCAGGTATGCGTGGTTTGATGGCGAAACCTCAAAAATCAGGTTCAGGTGGTGAGATTATTGAAAACCCGATCCTTTCAAACTTTAAAGAAGGTTTGTCGGTATTGGAGTACTTTATCTCAACTCACGGTGCACGTAAAGGTTTGGCGGATACGGCGTTGAAAACTGCCGATGCCGGTTACTTAACCCGTAGGTTGCATGACGTTGCCCAGGATATGATTGTTGGTGAAGTTGATTGCGGTACTTTAAGAGGTATCTACACAACTGCGCTGAAAGATAATGAGGATATTGTTGAACCATTGTATGATCGTATTTTAGGCCGTACTACTTTACACGATGTTCATGACCCTATCACTAACGAACTGTTAGCGACAGCCGGTCAGGATATTACTGAAGAAGTTGCCAAGAAAATAGAAAACTCTCCGCTTGAAGGCATCGAAATACGTTCGGTATTAACATGCGAAAGCAAACGCGGTGTGTGTGCCTTATGCTATGGCCGTAACCTTGCCAGCGGTAAACGCGTACAAAAAGGTGAGGCTGTAGGTGTAATTGCTGCACAGTCAATCGGTGAGCCGGGTACACAGTTAACCTTGCGTACATTCCACGTGGGTGGTACCGCGTCAAACATTGCTGCAGAATCGCAGATCAATGCCAGGTTTGATGGTATCATTGAATTTGAGAACGTTCGTACCGTTGAATACAATACTGAAGAAGGTAAAGTAGATGTGGTATTAGGCCGTTCTGGTGAGTTCCGGATTATTGAACAAGGAAGCAACAAGGTAATTGTTACCAATAATATTCCATACGGTTCATATCTGTATGTAAAAGATGGCAGCAAGATCGTAAAAGGCGACCGTATCTGTTCATGGGATCCGTACAATGCCGTTATCATATCTGAGTTTGCTGGTTTAACCCAGTTTGAAGCCGTATTAGAAGGCATCACTTTCCGTGAAGAATCTGATGAGCAAACAGGTCACCGCGAAAAAGTAATTATCGATACCAGGGATAAAACTAAAAATCCTTCTATTCAAGTTACCGATACAAAAGGTAACGTTATTAAAGGATACAACATTCCGGTAGGCGCCCACATTGCTGTTGAGGAAGGTGAAAAACTACAAACCGGACAGGTTATTGCTAAAATCCCTCGTTCAACCGGTAAAACCCGGGATATTACAGGTGGTTTACCACGTGTAACCGAGTTGTTTGAAGCACGTAATCCGTCTAACCCGGCTGTAGTAACCGAAATTGATGGTGTGGTAACCTTAGGTGGTGTAAAACGTGGTAACCGCGAAATCACTATCGAATCAAAAGACGGCCAGGTTAAAAAATACCTGGTTCCATTGTCAAAACACATCCTTGTACAGGATAACGACTTTGTGAAAGCGGGTATGCCATTGTCTGATGGTTCAATATCTCCTGCTGATATCCTAGCCATTAAAGGCCCGGCCGCGGTACAGGAATACCTGGTGAATGGTATACAAGAGGTTTACCGTTTACAGGGTGTGAAGATCAATGACAAACACTTTGAAGTTATTGTTCACCAGATGATGCAGAAAGTATCCATTGAGGATGCAGGTGATACCCGTTTCCTTGAGCGAGAAGCTGTTGACAGCTGGGATTTCATGAACGAAAACGATGAGATATTTGATAAAAAGGTTATTGTTGAACCAGGTGATTCAACTACTTTAAAGGCCGGTCAGATTGTATCATTAAGGAAACTGCGCGATGAGAACTCCATGTTGAAACGCAGAGACTTAAAGCTGGTTGAAGTACGTGACGCCATCCCTGCAACTTCAAGCCCGATACTGCAAGGTATCACCAGGGCGTCATTAGGTACCAAATCGTTTATTTCGGCAGCATCATTCCAGGAAACAACCAAAGTACTGAATGAAGCCGCGATAGCAGGTAAAAAAGACCTGATGCTTGGTTTGAAAGAAAACGTTATTGTTGGTCACCTAATCCCTTCAGGTACAGGTTTACGCGAATACGAAAATATCCGTGTAGGCTCACAAGAGGAGTTTGACCGCTTAATGGCTTCAAAAGCCGAAGAAATAGAAGCTTAATCAGGAGTTAAATATTAATTGGAAGGCTCTCCCGTCAAAGGAGGGCCTTTTTTATTGGTATCAAAAAAAATAAAAGATTTGTAACAAAAATGGCAATAATTCCGTTTAATGGTTGTATTTTTGGCATTAAAGTGCAGTTCTATCGGAAAATTCGCAAATTTAAATAATTGTTAATTCTTAATTATTGCAAAAAAATGCACTGAACAAAATGAATACATTATTAACTTAGAATCATGGAAGAGCAATCTGAAAATCAGCTAAACATAGAACTGTCCGAAGAGATAGCCGAAGGAATCTATTCAAATCTCGCGATTATCACGCATTCCAGCTCTGAGTTTGTACTTGACTTTATCAGAGTAATGCCAGGAGTACCGAAAGCCAAGGTTAAATCGCGTATTATATTAACTCCCGAACATGCCAAGCGTTTGCTGACGGCTCTGGAGGACAACCTGCAGAAGTTCGAAGCGCTTAATGGCAAAATCAAAATTCAACAAGATCCATCCGGTTTTCCTATGAATTTTGGTGGTACGATGGGTCAGGCTTGAATTAATAATTTTATATTAAAACACGTATTTAATTAGCAAAAAGGCACTTTAAGTCTGTTATTTTAAATATAATAATAATTTTGTGTTGTTTTTGTGAAAAAGTGTGCATATATTGCACCAATTTAAAAACATACCTAAAAATTATGCAATCTTAATTTTATGAGAAAATACTACCTATTCAATTCATTTTTTATATTGTTCATTTTGCTAATTAGCTCCACTATATTTTCCTGTTCTAGCACTAAAAATATTAAATATTTTCAGGATATTCCTGACTCCGGGCAAATGAAGACAATAGCTAAAGCCGAATATACAGAGCCGGTCATTCAGATTGATGATATTGTGACTATTCTAGTCCAGACTGTAGATCCGCTTGCTACAAATTCAATTACCCTCGGGAATGTTCCTATTCAGAGCACTTCATCCGTCGGTTTAGGGGCTTCCAGTTTAAATCAACAAATTTCTTCTGGTTATTTAGTAAATAAACAAGGATTTGTCGATGTTCCAATTTTAGGTCATATTAAGGTTGTAGGACTTACCACTACCCAAACAAGAGAGTTGGTTCTCGCTGAGGCCTCGAAATACTTTAAAGAACCCACTGTGATCGTAAGGTATGCGAATTTTAAGATTAGTGTAACGGGAGAAGTTGCCAAGCCTGGTCAATATACCACGCCTAATGAACGCGTTAGTGTCCTTGATGCATTAGCGATGGCTGGTGATTTAACGATCTACGGCAAACGTGATAATATATTGTTGGTAAGAGAAAATGCCGATGGCACTAAAAGTCCCTATCGTATTAATCTAAATCGAAGCGATTTAATGAGTTCTGCTTATTTTTATTTGCGTCAAAACGATATCATTTATGTTGAGCCTAACAAATCTAAAGTCGCAGCGACTGACATCAACCAGGCGAAGACTCTCGCGATAATAGGCTCGGCATTGTCTGTATTAATTGTTTTATTCACCAGGATTAATTTTTAAGAAATATGCAAATTGACGCTCCAAGGCATGATGAGGATCATGACCTAAAAGAAGAGGACACGCTTGATATTAAGAATATTATAAGTAAGGTATTTGAGTATTGGTATTTGTTTTTAATTAGTTTAGCGTTTTGTTTGTTCTGCGCGGTTGGATACATAAAGTATGGAACGCCTAAATACAAAATCACGAGTAAAATAACCATTGACGATAATTCAAATTCCCCTTCGAGCAAGTTGTCAAGTGTTAGTTCTATGATGGATCTATCTGATTTATTGTCACTACCAAGTAATGCCTATAACGAAATAGATAACCTTACTTCCAGAAATTTAATGAGGCAGGTTGCCAAGGCGCTTAATTTGAACGTAATTGTTTATAAAAAAGGGTTAATTAAAAGAACAGAGTTATTCAATGAAGAGCCTTTTACTATAAATATATCACCTAAAATAGACTCTTTGGAAGAGCGGTCTTATGATGTAGACATCAAAGGTGATGTAATTCATTTGCACAGTTTTAAAGAGGATCTTGATACGTCTTTTAAATACGGAACGGTGGTACATCTGCAACAATATGACGTGGTTTTTAATGTAAAGCCAAACAAGAAACCTGAGCCTAACGGTTATAAACTCGTCATTAAATCTCTTGATAAAGAAGTTGAAGATTTATCGAAAGATTTTGATGTTAGTTTAACTGATAAACAGAGTACTACACTAGCATTGCAACTTGCATACTCGAATTCAAAAAAGGGAGAAGCGATTTTGCAAACGCTGATGACATTTTATCAGCGATCTAACTTGGAAACTAAAATACAGATTGCTGATAGTACTTTGAAGTTTATTGATAGTCGATTGGGTATCGTTAGTAGGGAACTTTCTGGTATTGAGACCGAATTCCAGGAATTTAAACAAGAGAATAATGTTGCTGATGTTGTTGAGCAAGGGAAGGCACTTGTGGACAATGTAAAGGAGTACTATAATAAGCTTAATGAACAGCAAGTACAGATATCAGTTTTAGATGATATTTCGAAATATATAACGAATCCTACAAACAGAAAAATTATTCCAAGTTCTTTATCGGTCCAAGATCCAGTATTTGGTTTGGCTATTGGAAAATACAATGAGTTATTGTCTCAAAGAGACAAACTTACATTGGCATATAAAGATGATAACCCTATTGTGAAGAATGTTGATGATGAGATTGAGAATGTAAGACAAAGTTTGATTAAAAGCTTTGACGTATACAGGAAATCTTTAAAGATTAGTTTGGATGCTATAAAGGATAAAAATGTTTCTCTAAATAACGAGGTAAAAAGTGTACCAAGGAAGCAAAGGGTTTACTTAGACTATTCTCGTAAACAGAATTTGCAAGAGCAATTGTATCTGTATCTATTGCAAAAGAAAGAGGAAACGGCAATCTCTAAAACTTCTACTATCTCGGCAGCCAGGATAGTTGATCCTGCTAAAAGCGATTATAACCCTTTTAAACCCAATATGCCTGTTATAGTGCTTATGGGGTTATTTGTAGGGTTATTGATTCCCTCTTTATTTTTATATATTAAAGAAGTTTTAAACATTAGGGTGATTACTAAACAAGATGTCGAAAAATTGACATCGATACCTATTGTAGGAGAAATTGGAAGTAATACAGGTGCGAACTCAATTGTATTTACTGCTAATTCGCGGTCCATTATTTCAGAACAATTCCGAAGTCTAAGAACTAATCTCCAGTTTTTACTTTCTGGTGGTAAGTCCCAAGTTATTTTGATTACCTCAAGTATGAGTGGCGAAGGTAAGTCCTTTATCTCGGCCAATCTTGGAGGGATTTTATCTATCAGTGGAAAGAAGACGGTGATCATTGAGCTTGATTTGCGCAAGCCCAAGTTGTCCCATAGTTTAGGCTTAGATAATAGTTTTGGGTTTACGAATTTCGCTGTTTCTCAAAGCGATAATATCGAAGACATAATTAAACCAACAGTATTTGACGAAAACTATTTCGTAATTTCCTCTGGACCAGTCCCTCCAAACCCTTCTGAACTTTTACTCGGTAAAAAGTTAGAATTACTGGTGTTGGAACTTCGAAAAACGTTCGATTTTATCATCATTGACTCCCCACCGGTAGGGCTAGTATCGGATGCGTTACAAATTGAAAAGCTTGTCGATTTAACTCTTTATGTTGTCAGGCAAGAATATACACTTAAAACTCAGCTAAATATTATTAATGACTTAAAGGCAAACGGAAAAATACGGAGACCTTATTTGCTCGTAAATGATATAAAGGCGAAAAAGGCAGGTTATTATGGATATGGTTATGGCTATGGATATGGTTATGGCTATGGATATGGCTATGGTTATGCCGAACGCACGGAAAAAAAATCACGGTTTAGCTTTCTTAAGCGTTAAATTTAATTACGAACTTAAATACACATAAATGAAATTCCTCGTCACCGGAGCTGCGGGCTTTATTGGCTACTCATTGGTTAATCGACTAATTAATGATGGGCACACGATCATAGGATTAGATAACATCAATGACTATTATGACGTAAGATTGAAATTTTCACGGTTGGAAGAGGCCGGTATAGGTCGACAAGCTGCTGAATGGAATAATGAAGTTATCAGTCAAAAATATCCTCTTTATAAGTTTGTTAGGATGAATCTTGAGGACAAAGATGCATTAATTGCACTAGCCGAAAGGGAAAAGTTCGATGTAATTGTTAATCTTGCCGCTCAAGCAGGTGTTAGATACTCCATTGAAAACCCGGATGTGTATGTTCAGTCTAACATAGTTGGTTTCTTAAATATACTTGAAGTTTGTAGGCATTTTAGCGTAAAACATTTGATTTATGCAAGTTCATCGAGTGTTTATGGTTTAAATAAGGAGATGCCTTTTGACGTCGTAAATAATGCGAACCACCCGGTTTCCTTATATGCGGCTAGTAAAAAAGCCAATGAGTTAATGGCTCATACTTATAGCCATTTGTACGATATTCCTACGTCAGGTTTGAGGTTTTTTACTGTTTATGGCCCTTGGGGAAGGCCTGACATGGCGTATTTTCTATTTG
This window contains:
- the rpoB gene encoding DNA-directed RNA polymerase subunit beta codes for the protein MANKNNQRVNFATSRKVLDYPDFLDVQLQSFQEFFQLETTSDNRYKEGLFKVFAENFPISDSRNIFVLEFLDYFIDPPRYDIQECIERGLTYSVPLKAKLRLSCNDEEHEDFETIVQDVYLGTIPYMTPKGTFVINGAERVIVSQLHRSPGVFFGQSRHTNGTKLYSARVIPFKGSWIEFATDVNNVMYAYIDRKKKFPVTTLLRAIGYDSDKDILELFELADEIKVSKSGLKKYIGRKLAARVLKKWVEDFVDEDTGEVVSIDRNEIILERETVLEDDHIDMIIDAGVKTIILNKEDAATSGDYTIIYNTLQKDTSNSEKEAVEHIYRQLRNAEPPDEETARGIIDRLFFSDKRYDLGDVGRYRINRKLKLTTSEETKVLTKQDIIAIVKYLIKLINSKAEVDDIDHLSNRRVRTVGEQLYAQFGVGLARMARTIRERMNIRDNEVFTPTDLINARTLSSVINSFFGTNQLSQFMDQTNPLAEITHKRRLSALGPGGLSRERAGFEVRDVHYTHYGRLCTIETPEGPNIGLISSLCVHAKINNLGFIETPYKRVVEGKVQVQEPVIYLSAEDEDGKTIGQANAHYDDNGVFATPRVKARFEGDFPIIEPERLDLMDIAPNQITSIAASLIPFLEHDDANRALMGSNMQRQAVPLLRPEAPIVGTGLEGRVAKDSRTLINAEGDGVVEYVDANEIRIKYDRDELDRLISFDGDSKSYRLTKFKKTNQSTTMNLKPIVKKGQRVSKGEVLCEGYATQDGELALGRNLKVAFMPWQGYNFEDAIVISERVVSQDIFTSLHVEEFELEVRDTKRGEEELTPDIPNVSEEATKDLDEDGIIRVGAEVKEGDILIGKITPKGESDPSPEEKLLRAIFGDKAGDVKDASLKTPPSIAGVVIDTKLFSRAKKTSKAEEKAQLEKLDTKHEKAVKDLKNTLIEKLFEIVNGKTSQGVYNVYKELHVPKGVKFTQKILVELNYENINPTKWTTDDDKNDQIKILLHNYNIKVNEELGAYRRDKFAISVGDELPSGIVQMAKVYIAKKRKLKVGDKMAGRHGNKGIVARIVRDEDMPFLEDGTPVDIVLNPLGVPSRMNLGQIYETVLGWAGKELGIKFATPIFDGASHEEVEEWVKKANLPESGRTYLYNGLTGDRFDQQTTVGIIYMLKLGHMVDDKMHARSIGPYSLITQQPLGGKAQFGGQRFGEMEVWALEAFGASNILQEILTVKSDDVIGRAKTYEAIVKGENLPTPSVPESFNVLVHELRGLGLDITLE
- the rpoC gene encoding DNA-directed RNA polymerase subunit beta'; amino-acid sequence: MSYKKDNKIKSNFTTITISLASPESILERSSGEVLKPETINYRTYKPERDGLFCERIFGPVKDYECHCGKYKRIRYKGIVCDRCGVEVTEKKVRRERMGHINLVVPVAHIWYFRSLPNKIGYLLGLPTKRLDLIIYYERYVVIQPGIKEADGINKMDFLTEEEYLDVLDTLPKENQYLDDKDPQKFVAKMGAEALEELLKRLDLDELSFSLRHQAANETSQQRKNEALKRLQVVEAFRDAKTRIENNPEWMIVKIVPVIPPELRPLVPLEGGRFATSDLNDLYRRVIIRNNRLKRLIEIKAPEVILRNEKRMLQEAVDSLFDNSRKVNAVKTEGNRALKSLSDILKGKQGRFRQNLLGKRVDYSARSVIVVGPNLKLHECGLPKDMAAELFKPFIIRKMIERGVVKTVKSAKKIVDRKDPLVWDILENVLKGHPVLLNRAPTLHRLGIQSFQPKLVEGKAIQLHPLTCTAFNADFDGDQMAVHVPLGNAAILEAQILMLASHNILNPANGTPITVPSQDMVLGLYYITKGRKTDETRVVKGQGLTFYSAEEVIIAYNEKKLDLHAFIKVKALAKEKDGSIVSKIIDTTVGRVLFNQHVPVEVGYINELLTKKSLRDIIGEVVKITGMARAAQFLDDIKELGFKMAFQGGLSFNLKDINIPAEKVTLIETASKQVEEVMGNYNMGFITNNERYNQIIDIWTRINNRLTSNVMEILSTDNQGFNSVYMMLDSGARGSKEQIRQLAGMRGLMAKPQKSGSGGEIIENPILSNFKEGLSVLEYFISTHGARKGLADTALKTADAGYLTRRLHDVAQDMIVGEVDCGTLRGIYTTALKDNEDIVEPLYDRILGRTTLHDVHDPITNELLATAGQDITEEVAKKIENSPLEGIEIRSVLTCESKRGVCALCYGRNLASGKRVQKGEAVGVIAAQSIGEPGTQLTLRTFHVGGTASNIAAESQINARFDGIIEFENVRTVEYNTEEGKVDVVLGRSGEFRIIEQGSNKVIVTNNIPYGSYLYVKDGSKIVKGDRICSWDPYNAVIISEFAGLTQFEAVLEGITFREESDEQTGHREKVIIDTRDKTKNPSIQVTDTKGNVIKGYNIPVGAHIAVEEGEKLQTGQVIAKIPRSTGKTRDITGGLPRVTELFEARNPSNPAVVTEIDGVVTLGGVKRGNREITIESKDGQVKKYLVPLSKHILVQDNDFVKAGMPLSDGSISPADILAIKGPAAVQEYLVNGIQEVYRLQGVKINDKHFEVIVHQMMQKVSIEDAGDTRFLEREAVDSWDFMNENDEIFDKKVIVEPGDSTTLKAGQIVSLRKLRDENSMLKRRDLKLVEVRDAIPATSSPILQGITRASLGTKSFISAASFQETTKVLNEAAIAGKKDLMLGLKENVIVGHLIPSGTGLREYENIRVGSQEEFDRLMASKAEEIEA
- a CDS encoding DUF3467 domain-containing protein encodes the protein MEEQSENQLNIELSEEIAEGIYSNLAIITHSSSEFVLDFIRVMPGVPKAKVKSRIILTPEHAKRLLTALEDNLQKFEALNGKIKIQQDPSGFPMNFGGTMGQA
- a CDS encoding polysaccharide biosynthesis/export family protein; its protein translation is MRKYYLFNSFFILFILLISSTIFSCSSTKNIKYFQDIPDSGQMKTIAKAEYTEPVIQIDDIVTILVQTVDPLATNSITLGNVPIQSTSSVGLGASSLNQQISSGYLVNKQGFVDVPILGHIKVVGLTTTQTRELVLAEASKYFKEPTVIVRYANFKISVTGEVAKPGQYTTPNERVSVLDALAMAGDLTIYGKRDNILLVRENADGTKSPYRINLNRSDLMSSAYFYLRQNDIIYVEPNKSKVAATDINQAKTLAIIGSALSVLIVLFTRINF
- a CDS encoding GumC family protein, coding for MQIDAPRHDEDHDLKEEDTLDIKNIISKVFEYWYLFLISLAFCLFCAVGYIKYGTPKYKITSKITIDDNSNSPSSKLSSVSSMMDLSDLLSLPSNAYNEIDNLTSRNLMRQVAKALNLNVIVYKKGLIKRTELFNEEPFTINISPKIDSLEERSYDVDIKGDVIHLHSFKEDLDTSFKYGTVVHLQQYDVVFNVKPNKKPEPNGYKLVIKSLDKEVEDLSKDFDVSLTDKQSTTLALQLAYSNSKKGEAILQTLMTFYQRSNLETKIQIADSTLKFIDSRLGIVSRELSGIETEFQEFKQENNVADVVEQGKALVDNVKEYYNKLNEQQVQISVLDDISKYITNPTNRKIIPSSLSVQDPVFGLAIGKYNELLSQRDKLTLAYKDDNPIVKNVDDEIENVRQSLIKSFDVYRKSLKISLDAIKDKNVSLNNEVKSVPRKQRVYLDYSRKQNLQEQLYLYLLQKKEETAISKTSTISAARIVDPAKSDYNPFKPNMPVIVLMGLFVGLLIPSLFLYIKEVLNIRVITKQDVEKLTSIPIVGEIGSNTGANSIVFTANSRSIISEQFRSLRTNLQFLLSGGKSQVILITSSMSGEGKSFISANLGGILSISGKKTVIIELDLRKPKLSHSLGLDNSFGFTNFAVSQSDNIEDIIKPTVFDENYFVISSGPVPPNPSELLLGKKLELLVLELRKTFDFIIIDSPPVGLVSDALQIEKLVDLTLYVVRQEYTLKTQLNIINDLKANGKIRRPYLLVNDIKAKKAGYYGYGYGYGYGYGYGYGYGYAERTEKKSRFSFLKR
- a CDS encoding NAD-dependent epimerase: MKFLVTGAAGFIGYSLVNRLINDGHTIIGLDNINDYYDVRLKFSRLEEAGIGRQAAEWNNEVISQKYPLYKFVRMNLEDKDALIALAEREKFDVIVNLAAQAGVRYSIENPDVYVQSNIVGFLNILEVCRHFSVKHLIYASSSSVYGLNKEMPFDVVNNANHPVSLYAASKKANELMAHTYSHLYDIPTSGLRFFTVYGPWGRPDMAYFLFADAIKNGKPIKVFNHGKMMRDFTYIDDIIDGILLTVDNPPVKNSQWSALNPDPSTSSAPYRIYNIGNNTPVQLMSFIREIEKYMEKKAVMDLMDIQDGDVPATWANIDGLAAYGYKPQTPIEIGLQNFVYWFNRYYTNS